The following coding sequences are from one Clarias gariepinus isolate MV-2021 ecotype Netherlands chromosome 19, CGAR_prim_01v2, whole genome shotgun sequence window:
- the ddx10 gene encoding probable ATP-dependent RNA helicase DDX10 isoform X3, with protein MRINKGKGKKDLPQDPVKNFEKWKKKHDKKKKQTTRPMKKREWEIERENIQKLVAKYAEINPKEAIKFSDFPLSKKTLKGLLEAQYRQPTEIQRQTIGFALRGKDVLGAAKTGSGKTLAFLIPVLECLYRNQWTAMDGLGALIISPTRELAYQTFEVLRKVGKNHDFSAGLVIGGKDLKDESLKIHRTNIIICTPGRLLQHMDENSSFHASDLHMLVLDEADRILDMGFADTLNAIVENLPKTRQTLLFSATQTKSVKDLARLSLKDPEYVWVHEQAKFSTPATLEQSYVVCELHEKVNMLFSFMRSHLQKKIIVFFACCKEVQYMFRVFCRLRPGISVLALHGKQPQMKRVEVYNDFVRKKAAVLFATDIAARGLDFPAVNWVLQFDCPEDANTYIHRVGRTARYKEGGEALLILLPSEEKGMIAQLQEKKVPINKIQVNPEKLTCVRQKLEAFLAQEKEQKERAQRCFVSYLRSVFLMKNKDVFDVFQLKLPEYATSLGLAVPPRVRFLNKAQKQKDEVTQEISTAADADSDEELKSFKSQFKKDQSSSSESQSEDEDDEEEDSDEEEEQVKSGGQFCSTDDDDEDLKDMDLLTVKRKDVFNVSENQEEEEDFNGKSKKVSKFKEAKKAQKRNFKVNTKKVFSEDGEVVQQWPPLQRAVVPDDEDDNDDEEDTAGINVEAAKERLRREDQEFDKKEYSRKIKEKHREKRLKEKAARREASKQAKEVKKKEGWC; from the exons ATGCgaataaataaaggtaaaggaaagaaagaccTTCCTCAAGACCCAGTTAAGAATtttgagaaatggaaaaagaagcatgacaaaaagaagaaacagaCAACACGGCCGATGAAGAAACGCGAGtgggagatagagagagaaaacatcCAGAAGCTGGTCGCGAAGTACGCAGAG ATAAACCCAAAAGAAGCCATTAAGTTCTCAGATTTTCCACTCTCAAAGAAGACTCTAAAAG GACTGTTAGAGGCTCAGTATCGGCAGCCCACTGAGATCCAGAGACAGACCATTGGCTTCGCCCTTCGAGGAAAAGATGTTTTGGGAGCTGCAAAAACCGGCTCAGGGAAAACTCTGGCTTTTCTCATTCCT GTGCTGGAGTGTCTGTATCGTAACCAGTGGACAGCTATGGACGGTCTCGGCGCTCTTATAATATCTCCCACTCGAGAGTTGGCTTATCAGACATTCGAGGTGCTGAGGAAAGTAGGGAAGAACCATGACTTCTCAGCTGGACTTGTTATTGGTGGAAAG GACCTCAAGGACGAGTCGCTGAAGATTCATCGCACAAACATCATCATTTGCACACCAGGACGTCTGCTACAGCACATGGATGAAAATTCCTCATTCCACGCCTCAGACCTGCACATGCTCG TTCTGGATGAAGCTGACAGAATTTTAGACATGGGCTTTGCCGACACGCTCAACGCCATTGTGGAAAACCTTCCGAAAACCAGACAGACGCTGCTGTTCTCCGCCACGCAGACCAAGTCTGTGAAAGACCTGGCCAGACTCAGCTTGAAGGACCCCGAGTATGTGTGGGTTCACGAACAGGCCAAATTCAG CACGCCTGCTACTCTGGAGCAGAGCTACGTAGTGTGCGAGCTGCACGAGAAGGTCAACATGCTCTTCTCGTTCATGAGGAGTCACCTGCAGAAGAAGATTATTGTCTTCTTCGCTTGTTGCAAAGAG GTGCAGTATATGTTCCGCGTGTTCTGCCGGCTGCGGCCCGGTATCTCGGTGTTGGCCCTGCACGGAAAGCAGCCACAGATGAAGAGGGTGGAGGTCTACAACGACTTTGTCCGCAAGAAAGCCGCTGTCCTTTTCGCCACGGATATTGCGGCAAGAGGACTCG attttccTGCCGTGAACTGGGTGCTACAGTTTGATTGCCCGGAGGATGCCAACACGTACATCCACAGAGTTGGCAGGACAGCCAG GTATAAGGAAGGAGGAGAAGCCTTGCTCATACTTCTGCCCTCGGAGGAGAAAGGCATGATCGCTCAGCTTCAGGAGAAAAAAGTTCCCATCAACAAGATCCA GGTGAACCCAGAGAAGCTGACGTGCGTGCGGCAGAAGCTGGAGGCCTTCCTGGCCCAGGAGAAGGAGCAGAAGGAGAGAGCTCAGAGG tgttttgTGTCTTACCTTCGCTCCGTCTTTTTGATGAAGAACAAGGATGTGTTTGACGTGTTTCAGCTAAAACTCCCAGAATATGCCac GTCTCTGGGTCTAGCTGTCCCCCCACGGGTGCGTTTCCTGAATAAAGCTCAGAAACAGAAGGATGAAGTGACGCAGGAGATAAGTACTGCAGCTGACGCTGACTCTGACGAGGAGCTAAAGAGCTTTAAATCCCAGTTTAAAAAAGACCAAAGTAGCAGCTCTGAATCTCAGTCTGAAGATGAGGACGACGAAGAGGAAGACAGTGACGAGGAAGAAGAGCAGGTGAAATCTGGAGGCCAGTTCTGCAGTActgatgatgacgatgaagaTCTGAAGGATATGGACCTACTGACAGTTAAACGGAAAGATGTGTTTAATGTCAGTGAAAaccaggaggaggaagag GATTTCAACGGCAAGAGCAAAAAAGTGTCCAAGTTTAAggaagcaaagaaagctcaAAAGAGAAACTTTAAAGTGAACACCAAGAAGGTCTTCAGTGAGGATGGAGAG GTGGTGCAGCAGTGGCCTCCGCTACAGAGGGCCGTAGTGCCAGATGACGAAGACGACAATGACGACGAGGAGGACACTGCAGGCATTAACGTGGAAGCAGCAAAAGAACGACTGCGCAGGGAGGATCAAGAGTTTGACAAGAAGGAATACAGCAGGAAGATTAAAGAGAAACACCGG GAGAAAAGACTGAAGGAGAAGGCGGCACGTAGAGAAGCAAGCAAGCAGGCTAAAGAGGTGA